In a single window of the Hydrogenobaculum sp. 3684 genome:
- a CDS encoding chloride channel protein, which yields MVEKLKTYWEKFLDFITLNHEVPIHMLLLSFLTGLLGGIGAIVFRSMIAFFHNLFFYQRIDIFYNADKHSLPSPLGWFVMFVPPLVGMVVVYIVQNYAIEAKGFGTPEVLYAIYYRKGKLRPRIIGARILASSISIGSGGSVGREGPIVQIGGVIGSTLGQIFNLEYWQIYTLIASGAGGGIGAAFNTPLAGVVYALEVISPEASVRTIIPAIISAGVAGYVSRLWWGNKPSFIVENTKFVIPSLKAIPFEAIAFYTLLGILVGIGGAMYVYWVYYSETVFIKISKNPYIRHFIGMTIVGFCAVMFMHFTGHYYVQGIGYSTVQDVLSQAIKNAWFLIFLFFMKLLLTGVSLGSGGSGGVFSPGIFMGATLGGGIGLLAKQIDPHIPINMVSSGVVGIAAMLSSTVSAPITAVVMSFEMTRDYRVVVPSMIAAGVAFGVRRMIIHYSIDTFKLEKQGFHIPEIYVRVLHYPHKDD from the coding sequence ATGGTTGAAAAGCTAAAGACCTATTGGGAAAAATTTTTGGATTTTATTACATTAAACCATGAAGTACCCATTCACATGTTGCTGTTGTCGTTTTTAACAGGGTTGTTGGGCGGTATAGGTGCTATAGTTTTTAGATCTATGATAGCATTTTTCCACAATCTTTTCTTCTATCAGAGGATAGATATTTTTTATAATGCCGATAAACATAGTTTACCAAGCCCCCTTGGATGGTTTGTGATGTTTGTACCACCTTTGGTTGGTATGGTAGTAGTTTATATAGTCCAAAACTATGCTATAGAAGCAAAAGGTTTTGGGACGCCAGAGGTTTTATATGCGATTTACTATAGAAAAGGTAAATTAAGGCCTAGGATAATAGGGGCGAGAATATTGGCTTCTTCGATATCGATTGGTTCTGGTGGATCTGTGGGTAGAGAAGGCCCTATAGTACAAATAGGTGGTGTAATAGGTTCTACGCTAGGGCAAATATTTAATTTAGAATATTGGCAGATATATACACTTATAGCTTCTGGTGCTGGCGGTGGCATAGGGGCTGCTTTCAACACTCCTTTGGCAGGCGTGGTTTATGCTTTGGAGGTTATATCCCCAGAAGCAAGCGTAAGGACCATAATTCCAGCTATAATATCTGCTGGAGTTGCAGGCTATGTGAGTAGACTTTGGTGGGGCAATAAACCTTCTTTTATAGTGGAAAATACCAAGTTTGTAATACCTTCTCTAAAGGCCATACCTTTTGAAGCTATAGCATTTTATACACTTTTGGGTATCTTGGTTGGTATAGGCGGTGCTATGTATGTATATTGGGTATATTATTCTGAAACAGTTTTTATTAAAATCTCAAAAAACCCTTACATAAGGCATTTTATAGGTATGACTATAGTGGGTTTTTGTGCTGTTATGTTTATGCATTTTACAGGGCACTACTACGTACAAGGTATAGGATATTCTACCGTTCAAGATGTGTTAAGTCAAGCTATAAAAAATGCTTGGTTTTTAATATTTTTATTCTTCATGAAGCTTCTCTTAACTGGTGTTTCTCTTGGTTCTGGTGGCTCTGGTGGTGTGTTTTCTCCTGGTATTTTTATGGGTGCTACGTTGGGTGGGGGTATTGGGCTTTTGGCTAAGCAAATAGATCCACACATTCCCATCAATATGGTATCGTCTGGTGTAGTTGGTATTGCAGCGATGCTTAGTTCTACGGTAAGCGCTCCTATTACCGCTGTAGTTATGAGTTTTGAAATGACAAGAGATTATAGAGTGGTGGTCCCGTCGATGATAGCTGCTGGTGTAGCTTTTGGTGTAAGGCGTATGATAATACATTATAGTATAGATACATTTAAACTAGAAAAACAAGGTTTTCATATACCAGAAATATATGTAAGAGTTTTACATTATCCTCATAAAGATGACTAA
- the oadA gene encoding sodium-extruding oxaloacetate decarboxylase subunit alpha — translation MEKLYFTDVSLRDGIQSLLATRVRTEDMLPTLEILDKCGFWSLEVWGGATFDVCLRYLKEDPWERLKQFKNIAKNTKLEMLLRGQNIVGYRNYPDDVVEAFVKKSYDNGIEVFRIFDALNDVRNMRKAIETAKSLNAIVKGVLSYTTSPVHTVEYYVKIAKDLVDMGIDIISIKDQAGILTPKMAFDLVKALKQEFKLPIHVHTQTTAELANMAQLKALEAGATMFDTAFYSLASQTSHPSGETMIHVFKEFGYQIDVNQALYEEAGNVFREVRKKYKKYDTLPPYPDVSVLTHQVPGGMISNFISQLKEQNLEDKLEEVLKEVARVREDLGYPPLVTPTSQMVGSQAFLNVVNKERYKVVTKEIKDYVKGLYGKPPAPIKPEIMELILKDEKDKVYFDIRPADLLQNELDEIRKEAYYAGARNEEDVLSYAILPVVAKEFFEWREKFEKGLVQKEIEYTYSDCNENVPVEFNIAVHGEQFNIKIVGREGMSKDRKLFFIRINDQLEEVTVEPIKEITVSQQKFSSVDIPEGTSVKPKRPKAQDIGDISSNISGKVVDIKVSIGDKVKEGDTLLIVEAMKMENEIKSTIDGQVEEILVEIGEVINPGEVLIRLKPEFDA, via the coding sequence ATGGAGAAATTATACTTTACCGACGTTAGTCTAAGAGACGGTATCCAGAGCCTTTTAGCTACAAGAGTACGAACAGAAGACATGCTTCCTACGTTAGAAATATTGGATAAATGTGGATTTTGGTCTTTGGAAGTGTGGGGTGGCGCTACATTTGATGTGTGTCTTAGGTATCTAAAAGAAGATCCATGGGAACGTTTAAAACAATTTAAAAACATCGCAAAAAATACCAAACTTGAAATGCTGTTAAGAGGCCAAAATATCGTAGGCTATAGGAATTATCCAGACGACGTTGTGGAGGCTTTTGTTAAAAAATCTTACGACAATGGAATAGAAGTTTTTAGAATTTTTGATGCTTTAAACGATGTTAGAAACATGAGAAAAGCCATAGAAACTGCCAAAAGCTTAAATGCTATAGTAAAAGGAGTGTTATCGTATACAACAAGTCCAGTCCATACCGTCGAATACTACGTAAAAATAGCAAAAGATTTAGTAGATATGGGTATAGATATAATTTCTATAAAAGATCAAGCCGGCATATTAACTCCAAAAATGGCTTTTGATTTGGTAAAAGCTCTAAAACAAGAATTTAAGCTTCCTATACACGTACATACACAAACCACTGCAGAACTTGCTAACATGGCCCAGCTTAAAGCCTTAGAAGCTGGAGCAACTATGTTTGATACGGCTTTTTATAGCTTGGCATCTCAGACTTCCCATCCGTCTGGAGAAACAATGATACATGTTTTTAAGGAATTTGGCTATCAAATAGATGTAAACCAAGCACTTTATGAAGAAGCTGGCAATGTTTTTAGAGAGGTTAGAAAAAAGTATAAAAAATACGACACACTACCTCCTTATCCAGACGTATCCGTATTAACACACCAAGTACCAGGTGGTATGATTAGTAACTTTATAAGTCAGCTCAAAGAACAAAACTTAGAAGATAAATTGGAAGAAGTGTTAAAAGAGGTAGCTAGAGTTAGAGAAGACTTAGGATACCCTCCTCTTGTGACACCTACAAGTCAAATGGTGGGGTCTCAAGCTTTTCTAAACGTAGTAAATAAAGAAAGATATAAGGTTGTCACGAAAGAAATAAAAGATTATGTGAAAGGTTTATATGGAAAACCACCAGCCCCTATAAAACCAGAAATTATGGAATTGATATTAAAAGACGAAAAAGATAAAGTCTATTTTGATATAAGACCAGCCGACCTTCTTCAAAATGAATTAGATGAAATAAGAAAAGAAGCCTACTATGCAGGCGCAAGAAATGAAGAAGACGTACTTTCTTACGCCATATTACCAGTAGTAGCTAAAGAGTTTTTCGAATGGCGAGAAAAATTTGAAAAAGGCTTGGTACAAAAAGAAATAGAGTATACATATAGCGATTGCAACGAAAACGTGCCTGTTGAATTTAACATAGCCGTTCATGGTGAGCAGTTTAATATAAAAATAGTTGGTAGAGAAGGTATGTCAAAAGATAGAAAGCTCTTCTTCATAAGAATAAACGATCAATTAGAAGAAGTTACCGTTGAACCAATAAAAGAAATAACAGTTTCCCAACAAAAATTTAGCAGTGTTGATATACCAGAAGGAACATCTGTAAAACCAAAAAGGCCAAAAGCCCAGGACATAGGCGATATATCTTCAAACATCTCAGGTAAGGTTGTGGATATAAAGGTAAGCATAGGCGATAAGGTAAAAGAAGGCGATACGCTTTTAATAGTAGAAGCTATGAAGATGGAAAATGAGATAAAAAGCACAATAGATGGGCAAGTAGAAGAAATTCTGGTAGAAATAGGAGAAGTTATAAATCCCGGTGAAGTGCTTATAAGATTAAAACCAGAATTTGATGCTTAA
- the hisG gene encoding ATP phosphoribosyltransferase yields the protein MLKIAIPKGRLLEEVSDLLVKSDIIPFKIEESRKLIVDIDYFRFLIVKPSDVATYVEQGAADIGVVGLDVMKEEPKEVYEILDLENIGKCSMVVAGKPEKIEDYKILHFTKVATKYVNIARSFFEDKDVSINIIKLNGSVEIAPIIGLSDYIVDITQTGKTLKENGLVVMEKIFDSYAKIICNKAAFRIKKYDIFKILDKLSDI from the coding sequence ATGCTTAAAATAGCAATACCAAAAGGAAGACTGCTAGAAGAAGTTTCAGATTTGCTTGTTAAGAGCGATATAATACCTTTTAAAATTGAAGAAAGTAGAAAACTAATAGTTGATATAGATTACTTCAGATTTTTAATAGTAAAACCATCAGATGTAGCCACATACGTAGAGCAAGGAGCGGCAGATATAGGAGTGGTAGGGTTAGATGTGATGAAAGAAGAACCAAAAGAAGTATATGAAATTTTAGATTTGGAAAACATAGGTAAATGTAGTATGGTAGTGGCCGGAAAACCAGAAAAAATTGAAGATTACAAAATACTTCATTTTACAAAAGTAGCTACAAAGTATGTAAATATAGCCAGAAGCTTCTTTGAAGACAAAGACGTTTCTATAAACATTATAAAATTAAACGGTTCGGTAGAAATAGCTCCCATAATAGGGCTAAGCGATTATATAGTTGATATAACTCAAACAGGGAAAACATTAAAAGAAAATGGTCTCGTAGTGATGGAAAAAATATTTGATTCATATGCAAAGATAATATGCAACAAAGCAGCTTTTAGAATAAAAAAATATGATATATTTAAAATATTGGATAAATTATCCGATATTTAG
- a CDS encoding MotA/TolQ/ExbB proton channel family protein produces MDIFSIIGFLAFGTLLLGAFLDGAHLAILIQPPAFLIVVPSTLLGVLGSVPAGKIGYIIKALKMVFSGSIVNPEKTKEEILEIANKARKEGILSLESSIDEIKDPLIKRGVELMVLGMDEESIVSILEAELTKEEEELKIGVEYWKTCSETSPTMGLTGAVFGLMHALTQLNDPNKLAEGISTAFVATVYGITSSYLIFGPWGRKSKAKLDMIVMAGYMTIEGIRLIAKGENPRLIEEKLNAYA; encoded by the coding sequence ATGGATATATTCTCTATTATAGGTTTTTTGGCTTTTGGTACACTTTTGTTAGGAGCTTTCTTAGATGGGGCTCATCTAGCAATTTTAATACAGCCTCCTGCTTTCTTAATAGTAGTACCATCTACCCTTTTGGGAGTGCTTGGTTCCGTGCCAGCTGGCAAGATAGGTTATATAATAAAAGCCCTAAAAATGGTCTTTAGCGGAAGCATAGTAAACCCAGAAAAAACGAAGGAAGAGATATTGGAAATAGCTAACAAAGCTCGTAAAGAGGGTATACTGAGTCTTGAGTCTAGTATAGACGAAATAAAAGATCCTCTTATAAAAAGAGGCGTTGAGCTCATGGTACTTGGCATGGATGAAGAATCAATAGTTTCTATATTAGAAGCAGAACTTACAAAAGAAGAGGAAGAACTAAAGATAGGAGTAGAGTATTGGAAAACTTGTTCAGAAACTTCACCTACTATGGGTCTAACCGGAGCTGTTTTTGGATTGATGCACGCTTTAACACAGCTAAACGACCCAAATAAGTTAGCTGAAGGTATATCCACAGCCTTTGTGGCTACCGTTTATGGCATCACTAGCTCTTATCTTATTTTTGGACCATGGGGTAGAAAATCAAAGGCAAAACTTGACATGATAGTTATGGCTGGTTATATGACAATAGAGGGTATCAGGCTTATAGCAAAAGGTGAAAACCCAAGACTTATAGAAGAAAAGCTTAATGCTTATGCGTGA
- a CDS encoding flagellar motor protein MotB, translating to MAKKQKCPEEASERWAIPYADFLTLLLALFIALYAIMRGAKAIPIYAEAFAKAMGMRILPFEQTLPTQILPQPVLPRVQLTQKGTYINMQLKRIEQMLKKQGLEGKFKVKLVPQGIKLILQDTILFKSGSADIEPKYYPLLDSIYKIISSLPNPIEIDGYTDNTPIHTPIFPSNWELSTDRAASVAKYFISKGFDPSKIKIAGYGKYHPLVPNTTPENKAMNRRVEITILNIKGSELTTLAQYENPNNKWEQIERNWGIIPNAQNSNNQSR from the coding sequence ATGGCTAAAAAACAAAAATGTCCGGAAGAAGCTTCTGAAAGATGGGCTATACCATACGCTGATTTTTTAACACTTCTTTTAGCTCTTTTCATTGCTTTATACGCAATAATGAGAGGAGCTAAAGCTATACCAATATATGCAGAGGCTTTTGCAAAAGCTATGGGCATGAGGATACTTCCATTTGAACAAACGCTCCCAACTCAAATATTACCACAACCAGTACTTCCAAGGGTTCAACTAACACAAAAAGGGACATATATAAATATGCAGTTGAAAAGAATAGAGCAAATGCTGAAAAAACAAGGCTTAGAAGGTAAGTTCAAAGTTAAACTTGTGCCTCAGGGTATCAAGCTAATACTTCAAGACACTATATTGTTTAAAAGCGGTAGCGCTGATATAGAACCTAAGTATTATCCATTGCTTGATTCTATATACAAAATAATTTCGAGCTTGCCAAATCCCATAGAAATAGATGGATACACAGACAACACTCCTATACATACACCTATATTTCCCTCAAACTGGGAACTGTCTACCGATAGAGCGGCTTCTGTTGCTAAGTACTTCATATCTAAAGGTTTTGATCCATCAAAGATAAAGATCGCTGGGTATGGCAAGTACCATCCATTGGTACCAAACACAACACCAGAAAATAAAGCTATGAACAGAAGGGTTGAAATAACAATACTTAATATAAAAGGAAGTGAACTTACCACGCTTGCACAATATGAAAATCCAAACAACAAATGGGAACAAATAGAAAGAAACTGGGGCATCATCCCGAATGCTCAAAATTCCAATAACCAATCTCGGTAA
- a CDS encoding FAD-binding protein, giving the protein MLKYDIVVIGGGGAGLMAAIEASKDKNIKIAVVSKVFPTRSHTSAAQGGMNASIGVADPNDSPEKHAFDTIKGADFLADQQAVLFMCKNAPDVIYELDRMGVPFSRTSDGKIAQRPFGGASFPRTVYSADRTGHVLLHTLFEQAMSKENIDFFNEYFLLDLDIQDDTLQGIEILNIKDSTVLYVKTKVAILAGGGFARIYWHRSTNASGNTGDLQAVALRKGLALKDMEFIQFHPTGLAKTGILLSEASRGEGGYLLNVKGERFMEKYSPNKMELAPRDIVSRSIELEIKSGLGVGEGTSAYVYLDLRHLGEEKINERLPQVRQLAIDFEGVDPVKAPIPIRPTAHYCMGGIDVVDFKSSQTSVKGLLAIGECACVSVHGANRLGGNSLTELVVFGKYAGEYAREYAKNSDFSNKNPVINSEAYINSLMQREGNVKLYEVRNKMGEITWFNMGIFRTESSLKEAYEELTKLLDMWYYIPVSDKSRIFNTNLIELLELRNMLELSRAVALCALNRRESRGGHWREDYKERDDEKFLKHSLVQYKNGELNLSYKEVDTSIYKPEERKY; this is encoded by the coding sequence ATGCTAAAGTACGATATCGTTGTAATAGGCGGCGGTGGTGCTGGATTAATGGCTGCCATAGAAGCTTCTAAAGATAAAAACATAAAAATAGCGGTTGTTTCTAAAGTTTTCCCAACTAGGTCTCATACCAGTGCCGCTCAAGGTGGTATGAACGCTAGCATAGGAGTAGCTGATCCAAACGATTCACCAGAAAAACATGCTTTTGATACAATAAAAGGTGCCGATTTTTTAGCAGACCAACAAGCTGTCTTGTTTATGTGTAAGAATGCTCCAGACGTGATATACGAGTTAGATAGAATGGGTGTCCCTTTTTCAAGGACAAGCGACGGTAAAATAGCTCAAAGGCCTTTTGGAGGAGCTTCTTTTCCAAGAACCGTTTATTCCGCGGATAGAACAGGCCACGTACTTCTACATACACTATTTGAACAAGCAATGTCAAAAGAAAATATAGATTTCTTCAACGAGTATTTTTTGCTTGACTTAGACATACAAGATGATACTTTGCAAGGTATTGAGATTTTAAATATAAAAGATTCAACGGTTTTATATGTAAAAACAAAAGTAGCCATATTAGCTGGGGGTGGCTTTGCAAGGATATACTGGCATAGAAGCACCAACGCCTCTGGTAACACCGGAGATTTGCAAGCGGTAGCTTTAAGAAAAGGTCTGGCTCTAAAAGATATGGAATTTATCCAATTTCATCCAACGGGTCTTGCCAAAACTGGTATACTTCTTTCAGAGGCATCGAGGGGAGAAGGTGGATACCTTTTAAATGTTAAGGGTGAAAGGTTTATGGAGAAATATTCTCCAAATAAAATGGAGTTAGCCCCAAGAGATATAGTATCAAGATCGATAGAACTTGAAATAAAGAGCGGTCTTGGTGTAGGAGAAGGAACATCTGCATATGTGTATTTGGACCTAAGACATTTGGGAGAAGAAAAAATAAATGAACGATTACCTCAGGTAAGGCAATTAGCCATCGATTTTGAAGGCGTAGACCCTGTAAAAGCTCCGATACCCATAAGACCTACAGCTCATTATTGCATGGGGGGTATAGATGTTGTTGATTTTAAAAGCTCCCAAACAAGTGTAAAAGGGCTTTTAGCTATAGGAGAGTGTGCTTGCGTATCAGTACACGGCGCCAACAGGTTAGGAGGTAATTCCCTTACTGAGCTTGTGGTGTTTGGAAAATACGCTGGTGAATATGCACGTGAATATGCAAAAAATTCCGATTTTTCAAATAAAAATCCTGTAATAAACTCTGAAGCTTATATAAACTCTTTGATGCAAAGAGAAGGAAATGTTAAACTGTACGAAGTAAGAAATAAAATGGGGGAAATAACATGGTTTAACATGGGTATATTTAGGACGGAAAGCTCTTTGAAAGAAGCTTATGAAGAACTCACAAAACTATTGGATATGTGGTATTATATACCAGTTTCAGACAAATCAAGAATATTTAATACAAATCTTATTGAGCTTTTAGAGTTAAGAAATATGCTTGAATTATCAAGAGCGGTAGCTTTATGCGCTTTAAACAGAAGAGAATCAAGAGGTGGGCATTGGAGAGAAGATTACAAGGAAAGAGACGATGAGAAGTTTTTAAAACATTCGCTGGTACAATATAAAAATGGTGAGCTTAACTTAAGCTACAAAGAGGTAGACACAAGTATTTACAAACCAGAGGAGAGGAAATATTAA
- the bamA gene encoding outer membrane protein assembly factor BamA: protein MKKVFLFILLLVSFGFSQTISKIEVVGNKYIQSGLIKGFMKLHPGMQFSQTMLDEDIKRLYETGYFKNIAVKEIKKDDHVKLIYIVQDLPIIYRIEFKGNKRLSSKDLARKLGIETEVGKFGLNQATRGLTPSSSINEKIEIIKQFQLGKVLSEEQIHELINRIKKAYEEAGYSHVGVTYKIIPVKGASRLVFYIKETKPTYVSDIHFIGNKTFSDGRLLDHMKTQPFSLLAFRWHPPFNKHILMDDIKRLKKFYENEGFFEVQINKPIIKKHGHWVNITIKINEGPRYKIGKIVFKGNKMYSEDELLDKIIQHRDSKRYYKKSIIKLIEKRIYDKYGKIGFINEYTSVKKKPDFKNKTVNLVFHVYEGGPVYAGKIHIRGNYETRDYVIRREMRVQEYDLITRHELSRSKDRIMNLGYYDNVQIVPVPKPDNFDDIYTKIQERYTGQFSVGLGYNQVTGLAGFASIRKGNFLGTGDIAGVSLSYGANYQNDSISYTHKWLFNKPIDVTGSLYDTKIYYVDYTVQRVGFDLTFTKEFGEYWYASLGTSIQKVTYSDISSSAPPVIQSQAGTWQARKLIFSVSHNTTDYYLFPSKGSIQSLTYTIALPVLGGSEKFQKIVLSNANFIKDHIFYTGTIFSARETVGWAQAYSNSVVPLDDEFFVGGDYTIRGYSYGYAGPLDSADEPIGATREIVLNFETDYPLYKNIFYVDAFYDTGRGADSWSGLKPSNWLGSYGVGIRFITSYAPVRLDLAFKTKPVPGDTAREKISFVLGSFF, encoded by the coding sequence ATGAAAAAAGTATTTTTATTTATATTGCTGTTAGTATCTTTTGGCTTTTCCCAAACTATATCAAAAATAGAAGTTGTTGGAAACAAATATATACAATCAGGTCTCATTAAAGGGTTTATGAAGCTGCACCCAGGTATGCAATTTTCTCAAACTATGCTGGATGAGGATATAAAAAGGTTATATGAAACTGGATATTTCAAAAATATAGCAGTAAAAGAAATAAAAAAGGACGATCATGTAAAACTTATATACATTGTACAAGATTTGCCAATTATATATCGTATAGAATTTAAAGGCAACAAAAGACTGAGCTCTAAAGACCTTGCCAGAAAACTTGGCATAGAAACGGAGGTAGGAAAATTTGGATTAAATCAAGCTACTAGAGGTTTAACGCCATCTTCCAGCATAAATGAGAAGATAGAAATTATAAAACAATTCCAATTAGGAAAAGTCTTAAGCGAAGAACAAATCCACGAGCTTATAAACCGTATCAAAAAAGCCTATGAAGAAGCTGGATACTCTCATGTGGGTGTAACCTATAAGATAATACCAGTTAAAGGGGCATCAAGACTGGTGTTTTATATAAAGGAAACAAAACCTACCTATGTGAGTGACATTCATTTTATAGGTAACAAGACTTTTAGCGACGGTAGGCTCTTGGACCATATGAAAACGCAACCCTTTAGTCTCTTGGCTTTTAGATGGCACCCCCCTTTCAACAAACATATACTCATGGATGATATAAAGAGATTGAAAAAATTTTATGAAAATGAAGGTTTTTTTGAAGTCCAAATAAACAAACCCATTATTAAAAAACATGGACACTGGGTAAATATAACCATCAAAATAAACGAAGGGCCAAGGTATAAAATAGGTAAGATAGTTTTCAAAGGAAACAAAATGTATTCTGAAGATGAACTTTTAGATAAAATAATACAGCACAGAGATAGCAAAAGGTATTATAAAAAATCTATAATAAAACTTATAGAAAAAAGAATATATGATAAATACGGCAAGATAGGTTTCATCAATGAATACACCAGCGTAAAAAAGAAACCAGATTTTAAAAATAAAACTGTGAATTTAGTTTTTCATGTTTACGAAGGTGGTCCAGTATACGCTGGTAAAATCCATATACGAGGAAATTACGAAACAAGAGACTATGTTATAAGAAGAGAAATGAGGGTACAAGAATACGACCTTATTACAAGACACGAACTAAGTAGATCAAAGGACCGTATAATGAACTTAGGCTACTACGACAACGTACAAATAGTACCAGTGCCAAAACCAGATAACTTTGATGATATATATACAAAAATCCAAGAAAGATATACAGGTCAGTTCTCAGTGGGTCTTGGCTACAATCAGGTAACTGGTCTTGCTGGATTTGCATCCATTAGGAAAGGTAATTTCCTAGGTACCGGTGATATAGCTGGCGTATCTTTATCATACGGTGCTAATTATCAAAACGACTCAATAAGCTATACACACAAATGGTTGTTTAACAAACCTATAGATGTAACTGGATCACTATACGATACAAAGATCTACTATGTAGACTACACTGTGCAAAGAGTTGGTTTTGACTTAACCTTTACGAAAGAATTTGGTGAATATTGGTATGCAAGCTTAGGCACAAGCATACAAAAAGTAACGTATTCTGACATATCATCTTCTGCTCCGCCGGTAATCCAATCTCAAGCGGGCACTTGGCAAGCAAGAAAGTTAATATTTTCGGTTTCTCATAATACCACAGATTACTATTTGTTCCCTTCAAAGGGATCTATTCAATCTTTAACATACACAATTGCTTTACCGGTGCTTGGTGGTAGTGAAAAATTCCAGAAAATTGTGCTTTCAAACGCAAACTTTATAAAAGACCATATATTCTACACCGGTACAATATTCTCAGCGAGAGAGACTGTTGGTTGGGCTCAAGCATATTCCAATTCGGTTGTACCTTTGGATGATGAATTTTTCGTAGGTGGTGACTATACGATAAGAGGTTATAGTTACGGTTACGCTGGTCCTCTTGACTCAGCTGATGAACCAATAGGTGCTACAAGGGAGATTGTGTTAAACTTTGAAACGGATTATCCTCTATACAAAAACATCTTCTACGTAGACGCCTTTTACGATACTGGTAGAGGTGCGGATTCTTGGTCTGGTCTAAAACCAAGCAATTGGCTTGGAAGCTATGGTGTAGGTATAAGATTTATAACCTCTTATGCACCAGTGAGACTTGACCTTGCTTTTAAAACCAAACCAGTACCAGGAGATACCGCAAGAGAAAAGATATCTTTTGTACTTGGATCGTTTTTCTAA
- the tyrS gene encoding tyrosine--tRNA ligase, with protein sequence MDIQKQLEIIQKGTVEIIEKEELIEKLKKGKPLVVKAGFDPTAKDLHLGHTVLLQKLRDFQNLGHEIIFLIGDFTAMIGDPTGRNETRPPLSKEEVLENAKTYQEQVFKILDKDKTKILYNSEWLSTMTTKDIVNLASKYTVARMLERDDFQKRYKEGSPIHIHEFLYPLFQGYDSVVLKADIEIGGSDQKFNLLVGRELQKDYGLEKQVCITMPLLVGIDGVKKMSKSYGNYIALKDDPKDMFGKIMSISDELMYDYYTLLTDKTPDEIEKIKAMHPMEAKKQLAYIIVSRFHSEEKAKEAKEFFESTFSQKEFPKDAPVFSFSDKDSLKAYELIVKIGFAPSNNEARRIISGGGLRINGEKITDPNKEIVVENELRVQVGKKHFAIIKKA encoded by the coding sequence ATGGATATACAGAAACAATTGGAGATTATACAAAAAGGAACCGTAGAAATTATAGAGAAAGAAGAGCTTATAGAAAAGTTAAAAAAGGGAAAGCCCCTTGTAGTAAAAGCAGGTTTTGACCCTACAGCAAAAGATTTGCATTTAGGGCACACGGTTTTGCTTCAAAAATTAAGAGACTTTCAAAATTTAGGGCATGAAATAATATTTTTAATAGGTGATTTTACAGCGATGATAGGAGATCCAACCGGTAGAAACGAAACAAGACCCCCTCTTTCTAAAGAAGAAGTTTTAGAAAATGCAAAAACATATCAAGAGCAAGTTTTTAAGATTTTAGATAAAGATAAAACAAAAATTTTATACAACAGCGAGTGGCTATCTACTATGACAACAAAAGATATAGTCAACCTTGCTTCAAAATATACAGTAGCAAGAATGTTAGAGCGCGATGATTTTCAAAAGCGCTATAAAGAAGGCTCTCCTATACACATTCATGAGTTTTTATATCCACTTTTTCAAGGATACGACTCTGTGGTGCTAAAAGCAGACATAGAGATAGGAGGGTCTGATCAAAAGTTTAACTTGCTTGTAGGAAGGGAACTTCAAAAGGATTACGGCTTAGAAAAACAAGTTTGTATTACTATGCCGCTTTTAGTGGGAATAGACGGTGTAAAGAAGATGTCAAAAAGCTATGGAAACTATATAGCACTAAAGGATGATCCTAAGGATATGTTTGGAAAAATTATGAGTATATCTGATGAACTTATGTACGACTATTATACTTTACTCACCGATAAGACCCCAGATGAGATAGAAAAGATAAAAGCGATGCATCCTATGGAAGCTAAAAAGCAGCTTGCATACATCATTGTATCAAGATTTCATTCAGAGGAAAAGGCCAAAGAAGCAAAGGAATTTTTTGAATCTACTTTTTCTCAAAAAGAGTTTCCGAAGGACGCACCAGTATTTAGCTTTTCTGATAAAGATTCTTTAAAAGCTTACGAACTTATAGTAAAGATAGGTTTTGCACCTTCAAACAACGAAGCAAGAAGAATAATATCTGGAGGAGGGCTAAGAATAAACGGAGAGAAGATAACAGATCCGAACAAAGAAATAGTTGTTGAAAATGAGCTAAGAGTACAAGTGGGTAAAAAACATTTTGCAATAATCAAAAAAGCATGA